The following coding sequences are from one Aliarcobacter skirrowii CCUG 10374 window:
- a CDS encoding LPP20 family lipoprotein has translation MKLTKIILPVAAATLLFVGCGSKDPEANLAPEECIVSNLKAPLWVCGNLDSLSKGDKKYASASAPMSKLGREFTRKQALAKARANMADDLKSDVISQVQEEASERQIDDNVTVNRVSEQAIRQISSLTLKGTSQVSSWEDTVAKDLYVLIAIPKANIDDEINKAFDSVSR, from the coding sequence ATGAAACTTACGAAAATTATTTTACCAGTAGCTGCGGCTACATTGTTGTTTGTTGGATGTGGTTCAAAAGACCCTGAGGCAAATTTAGCGCCTGAGGAGTGTATTGTTAGTAATTTAAAAGCACCTCTATGGGTTTGTGGAAACTTAGATAGTTTAAGCAAAGGTGATAAAAAATATGCGAGTGCTTCTGCTCCTATGTCAAAACTTGGAAGAGAGTTTACAAGAAAGCAAGCATTAGCAAAAGCTAGAGCAAATATGGCTGATGATTTAAAATCTGATGTAATTTCACAAGTTCAAGAAGAAGCAAGTGAGAGACAAATAGATGATAATGTTACTGTAAATAGAGTTTCAGAGCAAGCTATTAGACAAATTTCAAGTTTAACACTAAAAGGTACATCACAAGTTAGTTCTTGGGAAGATACAGTTGCAAAAGATTTGTATGTTTTAATTGCTATTCCAAAAGCAAATATTGACGATGAAATTAATAAAGCATTTGATAGTGTTTCAAGATAA
- a CDS encoding CsgG/HfaB family protein, which produces MRNLLLLIAFAFLFAGCSQKVLIETTKPAKLDRAASKKKIAVMDFNKDTVHLGGKIESALNSTMVNNEHFFTIVNRNAIDTILKEQKFQYSGLASTKDNVKIGELLGAQALIIGKVNTGENESYVREQRTRCSYTDSKGKCMGYTTYYVTCNLYKYSLGANLSMVDVERGDLIYSNNYIKSKDYKECPQENDIVSLGLSLLEDKRPEKNVVYDRMADEVVKEFLPNIAPTTHKFYVVVLDSPEISYTKEQTAKLEAALEYLKHSRTDRAEEILSDLLTSTNDKCFVAAYDLGVIKEAKGELENAKQLYNLADRLTLKPNKTINEAIVRINEAINDQNRLNNQASKTKGKKK; this is translated from the coding sequence ATGAGAAACTTACTATTATTAATTGCTTTTGCATTTTTATTTGCTGGATGTAGCCAAAAAGTTTTAATTGAGACTACAAAACCAGCAAAACTTGATAGAGCAGCATCTAAAAAGAAGATTGCTGTTATGGATTTCAATAAAGATACAGTTCATTTAGGTGGAAAAATAGAGTCTGCTTTAAATAGCACTATGGTAAACAATGAGCATTTTTTTACTATTGTAAATAGAAATGCTATTGATACAATTTTAAAAGAGCAAAAATTTCAATACTCTGGACTTGCTAGCACTAAAGACAATGTGAAAATTGGAGAACTTTTAGGTGCTCAAGCACTTATTATCGGAAAAGTAAATACAGGTGAAAATGAAAGTTATGTAAGAGAACAAAGAACTAGATGCTCTTATACAGATAGCAAAGGTAAATGTATGGGTTATACAACTTACTATGTTACTTGTAATCTATACAAATACTCTTTAGGTGCAAACTTATCTATGGTTGATGTTGAAAGAGGAGATTTAATCTACTCAAATAACTATATTAAATCAAAAGATTATAAAGAGTGTCCTCAAGAGAATGATATTGTAAGTTTAGGGCTTAGTTTACTTGAAGATAAAAGACCTGAAAAAAATGTTGTTTATGACAGAATGGCAGATGAAGTAGTAAAAGAGTTTTTACCAAATATTGCTCCAACAACTCATAAATTCTATGTTGTAGTTTTAGATAGTCCAGAAATTAGTTATACAAAAGAGCAAACAGCTAAACTTGAAGCTGCTTTAGAGTATTTAAAACATAGTAGAACTGATAGAGCTGAAGAGATTTTAAGTGATTTATTAACATCAACAAATGATAAATGTTTTGTTGCAGCATATGATCTTGGTGTTATAAAAGAGGCTAAGGGTGAATTAGAAAATGCAAAACAACTTTATAATTTAGCTGATAGATTAACTCTAAAACCAAATAAAACTATAAATGAAGCAATAGTTAGAATAAATGAAGCGATTAATGATCAAAATAGATTAAATAATCAAGCTTCAAAAACAAAAGGTAAGAAAAAATAG
- a CDS encoding ribonucleoside triphosphate reductase translates to MIEYIIKRDGKKVNFEAFKIEDAIKKAFKSVNISYDKSIFLSVLFEIESKNIKVVEDIQDLIEKELYKSNYFDVMKSFMLYRHLHKIQREQILGLSDDTTYVNSTQTIQEYINGEDWRIKANSNTGYSHAGLINNSAGKLIANYWLDKIYTKEQGYAHRNADIHIHDLDCLSAYCAGWSLRVLLDEGFNEVRGRVESKAPNHFREALGQMANFLGILQSEWAGAQAFSSFDTYLAPYVFKDKLEFKEIKKAIRSFIYNLNVPARWGQSPFTNITIDWTVPSDLKDQIPTRNQEHLFKDLKDDELLKEAKNRGVSTFEELTYKHFQKEMNIINRAYYEIMTQGDKTGQPFTFPIPTVNITEDFDWDGENTDILFENTAKIGSSYFQNFIGSQYKKDKFGNKIPNEEAYKPGHVRSMCCRLQLDLRELLKRGGGLFGSAEMTGSIGVVTLNMARLGYLYKNDKKGLYKRVEELMDLSKDSLEKKRVFVQEMYDRGLYPYTKRYLKHFNNHFSTIGVNGINEMLQNFFEKSVDLSTKKGIDFVLELLDFMRDKMVQYQKESENLYNLEATPAEGTTYRFAKEDKKRYKDIIQAGFEKNIYYTNSSQLPVDYTDDPFEALSLQDDLQCKYTGGTVLHLYMKEKISSIEACKKMVKNVISNFRLPYITITPLFSVCPIHGYLNGEYEYCPKCDDEILKKELEDGKNKIA, encoded by the coding sequence ATGATAGAATATATTATAAAAAGGGATGGTAAAAAAGTTAATTTTGAAGCATTTAAAATTGAAGATGCTATTAAAAAAGCTTTTAAAAGTGTAAATATATCTTATGATAAATCAATATTTTTATCAGTTTTATTTGAAATAGAATCAAAAAATATAAAAGTTGTTGAAGATATTCAAGATTTAATAGAAAAAGAGCTTTATAAATCAAACTATTTTGATGTTATGAAATCTTTTATGCTCTATAGACACCTTCACAAAATCCAAAGAGAACAGATTTTGGGACTTAGTGATGATACAACTTATGTAAACTCGACTCAAACAATACAAGAGTATATAAATGGTGAAGATTGGAGAATAAAAGCAAATTCAAATACAGGATATTCTCATGCTGGACTTATAAACAATAGTGCTGGAAAATTAATAGCAAACTATTGGCTTGATAAAATATATACAAAAGAGCAAGGATATGCTCATAGAAATGCAGATATTCATATTCATGATTTAGATTGTCTAAGTGCTTATTGTGCTGGATGGAGTTTGAGAGTTTTACTTGATGAGGGATTTAATGAAGTTCGAGGAAGAGTTGAAAGTAAGGCTCCAAATCATTTTAGAGAAGCTTTAGGGCAGATGGCAAATTTCTTAGGAATTCTTCAAAGTGAGTGGGCAGGAGCTCAAGCTTTTAGCTCTTTTGATACATATTTAGCACCTTATGTTTTTAAAGATAAACTTGAATTTAAAGAGATAAAAAAAGCAATAAGAAGCTTTATTTATAACTTAAATGTTCCAGCACGATGGGGGCAAAGTCCTTTTACAAATATAACTATTGATTGGACGGTTCCAAGTGATTTAAAAGATCAAATACCAACACGAAATCAAGAGCATCTATTTAAAGATTTAAAAGATGATGAGCTTTTAAAAGAGGCAAAAAATAGGGGAGTTTCAACTTTTGAAGAGCTTACATATAAACATTTTCAAAAAGAGATGAATATTATAAACAGAGCTTACTATGAGATTATGACACAAGGGGATAAAACAGGTCAGCCATTTACTTTTCCAATTCCAACTGTAAATATCACTGAAGATTTTGACTGGGATGGAGAAAATACAGATATTTTGTTTGAAAATACAGCAAAAATAGGAAGTAGCTATTTTCAAAATTTTATAGGAAGCCAATACAAAAAAGATAAATTTGGAAATAAAATACCAAATGAAGAGGCTTATAAACCAGGACATGTAAGAAGTATGTGTTGCAGACTTCAACTTGATTTAAGAGAGCTTTTAAAACGAGGTGGTGGACTTTTTGGAAGTGCCGAAATGACTGGAAGTATTGGAGTTGTTACTTTAAATATGGCAAGACTTGGATATTTGTATAAAAATGATAAAAAAGGTTTATATAAAAGAGTTGAAGAGTTGATGGACTTATCAAAAGATAGTTTAGAGAAGAAAAGGGTTTTTGTACAAGAGATGTATGATAGGGGTTTATATCCATATACAAAAAGATATTTAAAGCACTTTAACAACCACTTTTCAACTATTGGAGTAAATGGAATAAATGAGATGCTTCAAAATTTTTTTGAGAAGAGTGTTGATTTATCAACAAAAAAAGGGATAGATTTTGTTTTAGAGTTATTAGATTTTATGAGAGATAAAATGGTTCAATATCAAAAAGAGAGTGAAAATCTTTACAATCTTGAAGCAACACCAGCAGAAGGTACAACTTATAGATTTGCAAAAGAGGATAAAAAAAGATACAAAGATATTATTCAAGCTGGATTTGAAAAAAATATCTACTATACAAACTCTTCACAACTTCCAGTTGATTATACAGATGATCCGTTTGAGGCTTTGAGCTTACAAGATGATTTACAGTGTAAATATACAGGTGGAACAGTTTTACATCTTTATATGAAAGAGAAGATATCAAGCATTGAAGCTTGTAAAAAGATGGTAAAAAATGTAATTTCAAACTTTAGATTGCCATATATTACAATTACGCCTCTTTTTTCAGTTTGTCCAATTCATGGATATTTAAATGGCGAATATGAGTATTGTCCAAAATGTGATGATGAAATTTTAAAAAAGGAGCTAGAAGATGGAAAAAACAAAATTGCTTGA
- a CDS encoding anaerobic ribonucleoside-triphosphate reductase activating protein: MNTSKELNLLNQKIVYDFTKFTTTDYTNELSCVVWFSSCNLRCAYCYNDNIVKSKQGEYSSGDILKFLSSRIGLLSAVVLSGGEALMYDLVPFCKEIKKMGFKIKLDTNATYPKRLKELISLNLIDFVSIDFKAPKSKYKLVTKKDSYEKTIKSIKYLIDINFPFELRTTVNTNLLNENDINEIIETISCIGYNNAYYIQNFLQTKSNLGNITQNRDLNRDLIKKDILKIEFRDTI, translated from the coding sequence GTGAACACAAGCAAAGAGTTAAATTTATTGAATCAAAAAATTGTTTATGACTTTACAAAGTTTACTACAACAGATTACACAAATGAACTATCTTGTGTAGTCTGGTTTAGCTCTTGTAATCTAAGATGTGCTTATTGTTATAATGATAATATAGTTAAGAGCAAACAAGGAGAATACTCTTCAGGTGATATTTTAAAGTTTTTAAGCTCAAGAATAGGGCTTTTAAGTGCTGTTGTACTATCAGGTGGAGAGGCTTTGATGTATGATTTAGTGCCATTTTGTAAAGAGATAAAAAAGATGGGATTTAAAATAAAATTAGATACAAATGCAACATATCCAAAGAGATTAAAAGAGCTAATCTCTTTAAATCTTATTGATTTTGTATCAATAGATTTTAAAGCACCCAAGAGTAAATATAAACTTGTAACAAAAAAAGATAGCTATGAAAAAACTATAAAAAGTATTAAGTATCTAATAGATATAAACTTTCCTTTTGAACTAAGAACTACTGTAAATACTAATCTTTTAAATGAAAATGATATAAACGAAATTATAGAAACTATTTCTTGTATAGGTTATAACAATGCTTATTATATACAAAATTTCTTGCAAACCAAATCAAATCTTGGAAATATAACTCAAAATAGAGATTTAAATAGAGATTTAATCAAAAAAGATATCTTAAAAATAGAGTTTAGAGATACTATATAG
- the nrdD gene encoding anaerobic ribonucleoside-triphosphate reductase — MEKTKLLEKNIEKRTKCIVYTRVMGYHRPVESFNIGKKGEHKQRVKFIESKNCL, encoded by the coding sequence ATGGAAAAAACAAAATTGCTTGAAAAAAATATAGAAAAAAGAACAAAGTGTATAGTATATACTAGAGTTATGGGTTACCATAGACCGGTTGAAAGTTTTAATATAGGAAAAAAAGGTGAACACAAGCAAAGAGTTAAATTTATTGAATCAAAAAATTGTTTATGA